The DNA segment AGCCGCTGTAGTCGAAGCCATGCAGCATGGCGCGGAGCACGTCGAGCTTTTCCTCCAGCACGGCGTAGGCCTCGTGGGCATCGACCGTGGGTTTGCCTCGGCCCTTGCTGGCCGTGTACTCCTTCATCGCGGCCTTGAGTTCGTTGCCAATGCCGATGTAATCGACCACCAGGCCGCCCTGCTTGTCCTTGAACACGCGGTTCACGCGGGCGATGGCCTGCATGAGGTTGTGGCCCTTCATGGGCTTGTCCACATACAGGGTGTGCACGCAAGGGGCGTCGAAGCCGGTCAGCCACATGTCGCGCACGATCACCAGGCGCAGCGGATCGGCCGGGTCCTTGAAGCGCTTCTCCAGCCGCTTCTTGACCTGGCCGCCGTAGATGTGCGGACGCAGCAAGGCCTTGTCGCTGGCCGAGCCGGTCATCACGATCTTGACGGCGCCCTTTTCAGGGTCTGCGTCATGCCAGCCGGGGCGCAGCCTGGTGATCTCGTCGTACAGGTGGACGCAGATGTCGCGGCTCATGGCCACGACCATGGCCTTGCCGCTCTGTGCCTTGTTGCGCTCCTCGAAATGCTTGACCAGATCCGCCGCCACGGCCGCCACGCGGGGCTCGGCGCCTACCACCTTTTCCAGGGCGGCCCAGCGGCTCTTGAGCCTGGCCTGGGTGCTTTCTTCCTCGTCTTCGGCCAGCTCGTCCACCTCTTCGTCGAGGTGCGGCAGCTCGTCTTGCTTCAGGCTGAGCTTGGCCAGGCGGCTTTCATAGTAGATGGCCACGGTGGCGCCGTCTTCCTTGGCCTGCTGCATGTCATAGACATGGATGTAATCGCCAAACACGGCGCGCGTGTCGCGGTCTTCGCTGGACACGGGCGTGCCGGTGAAGGCCACGAAGGTGGCGTGGGGCAAGGCGTCGCGCAAGTGCTGGGCGTAGCCGGCCTGGTATTTGTGTTCCACCTCATACGCCGGTGGAACGAAATCGACGGTCAGCGCCGAGCTGGCTGCGTCACCCGTGGTCCTTGCAGTCGCTGCGCCCTCCGGCTGGCCAGCCTTGCGCCTGATGGTCTTGAGCTTCGCCTCGAACCCGTACTGCGTGCGGTGCGCTTCGTCGGCGATCACGACGATGTTGCTGCGGTTCGAGAGCACCGGGAAGGTGTCCTCGTCTTCGCCCGGCATGAACTTCTGTATGGTAGCGAACACGATGCCACCGGAGGGCCGGTTGGCAAGCTTGGCGCGCAGGTCTTGCCGGGTCTCGACCTGCACGGGCTGCTCGCGCAGCAGGTCCTGCGCCAGACTGAACACGCCGAAGAGCTGGCCGTCCAGGTCATTGCGGTCGGTGATGACCACGATGGTGGGGTTCTGCATGGCCGGCTCTTGCATCACCCGGGCGGCAAAGCAGGTCATGGTGATGCTCTTGCCGCTGCCCTGGGTGTGCCACACCACCCCGCCCTTGTGCGAACCACTCGGGCGGGATGCGGCCACCACCTGCTCTATGGCCGCACGCACCGCATGGAACTGGTGGTAGCCCGCGATCTTCTTGACCAGGCCGCCATCGTCCTCGAACAGCACGAAGTAGCGCAGATAGTCCAGCACATAGGCCGGGGCCAGCGCGCCGCGCACCAGGGTTTCCAGCTCGTTGAACTGGCCCAGCGGGTCCAGCGCCACGCCATCGATGGTGCGCCAGGCCATGAAGCGCTCGGCATTGCTGGAAAGCGAGCCCATCAGCGCCTCGGAGCCGTCCGACACCACCAGCACCTCGTTGTACTGGAACACATCGGGGATCTGCGCCTTGTACGTCTGGATCTGCTCGTAGGCCTTCCAGATGCTGGCGTTTTCATCCGCCGGGTTCTTCAGTTCCAGCAGCACCACGGGCAGGCCGTTGAGGAACAGGATGATGTCCGGGCGGCGCGTGTGGTGCGGCCCCTTGAGCGAGAACTGGTTGACAGCCAGCCATTCATTGGCCTGTGCATTGCCCCAGTCCACCAGGCGCACGAAGTCGCCCCGGGTTTCGCCGTCCTGCTGGTACTGCACAGGCACACCGCCCACCAGCAGCCGGTGGAAGTGCCGGTTGGCCGACAGCAGCACCGGGGTGCCCAGGTCCTGCACCTGCTTGAAGGCGTCTTCGCGCGCTGCCAGGGGAATGTGCGGGTTCAGGCGGGCGATGGCGTCGCGCAGGCGCTGGGGCAGCAGCACCTGGCGGAAGCTGTCGCGCTCAGGTGCGGGGCCATCGGGGGCGATGTCGTAGCCGCTCAGGTGGGTGTAGCCGACTTCGACGAGCCAACTCAGTGCGTCCTGTTCGAGTTGATCTTCTGTCATGTCCCGCCCTCGTACTGGCCCTGCAGGATCCGGTTCAGAGCCAGGTTGATGTAGTAATTGCTGCGCCCGATCTTCTGCTTCTGGACAAAGCCCGTCTCCGCCAGCAGGTCGAGGTACTTGGTGGCCGTGAGGCGCGACACATCCAGATCCCGCTGCACGAACTCGATCTTCGTGTAGGGGTGCGTGAACAGGTTGTTGATCAAGTCCTGGCTGTAGAACCTGTGCTGCGCGCGGATGCGATGCTTGTAGTCCATCAGCGCCGACTTGATGGCCAGCACGGTATGGATGGTTCGCTGCGCGGTGGCCTCCACCGCCTCCAGCATGTAGAGCACCCAATCTTCCCAGCGGTCTTCATCGCGCACGGTCTGCAGCAGCCGGTAGTAATCCGCCTTGGTCCGCACGATGTGCTGGCTCAAATAGAGCACGGGAATGTCCAGCAGCCCCTCCTTGACGAGGTACAGCACATTCACGATGCGCCCCGTGCGGCCATTGCCATCGTAGAAGGGGTGGATGCTCTCGAACTGGTGGTGGATCAGCGCCATCTTGATGAGCGGATCTGCCTCGGACAGCGCCGGGTCATTCATGAATCGCTCCAGCTGGCGCATCAGCTCGACAATCTCTGCCGGGTCTTGGGGTGGGGTGTACACCGTGCGCCCTGCGCCATCCTTGAGCGCCGTACCGGGCAGCTTCCGAAAGCCTGCGTTGTTGCGCTCCAACTCGGCCTGGATGTTGATGATCTGGTTGGCGGTCAGCAGCCCCGTGGTCCGCACCTGCTCGAATCCGACGCGCAAGGCCTGGCGGTAGCGCAGAACTTCTTTGGCCGCGGGGTTGGCGAAGGCCGCGGGGTCGGCATCGTCCTTGAACAGCTCGTCGTGGGTGGTGACAATGTTCTCGATCTCGGAGCTGTCCTTCGCCTCCTGCAGGCCCAGGGTGTTGATCAGGATGCCCTGGTTTGGAATGGCTGCCGCCACGCCCTTGAGTTCAGCCAGACAGCGGCTGGCGCTAGCCAGTTTCTTGAGGATGGCGGGGGTGTCGAAGCGGCTGGCGTCGAGCGATTCGAGCGGCGAAAGGAGGTGCATGGAAGAGCAGGCCGGCCTTACGTGTATAAAAATTCGAGATTTCCATACACATCAAAGCCGATGTGTATAGGAAATGCAAGAAAAATATGGTCCTTGGCCGGCGGAACGCATGTCAGCTCAACTCCCTGACCAGGGGCCGGAAGACCTGGGACATGCGCAGCGCCGCCTGCTCCAGCCAGGCGTAGAGGCGGGCCATTGCTCTTCGTTTTCCAGTGGCGATGCAGGCCGCACCTGCAGGATGCGGCAAACGTGCCAGTCGGGCAGTTCCATCCATTCGAGATGGGCACCCAAGGCAGCATCGATCTCCGCCTGGCGGGCCTGGAGCTGCTTGAAAATGCTCTTGGAATTGTCGTGATTGATGTACACCTCCATGCCCACGCGGCTCTCCCGCGAATTGACGGTGGCGGAGAGGTGTATGCCCGTGCGGCCCAATGCGATGTTGGTCCAGTGCTGCGGCAAGGGCCTTTGCGTGCGCAGCGTGGAGCCCTTGGCCTGCAGCCAGGCCTGCCAGCCCGTCCAGAACTTCAGCTGGCGCTGCTTGGTGGGTGTGGTGGTGGCCGCCGCCTTGGCGTTCTGCTGGCCCGTCTTGGCCCAGTCATTGGGCTTGACGACCACGTTGAAGCTGGGCGCCATGGGCGAATCGCCAATGCGCCACAGCTCGATCTCGACCGCGAAGAAGTCCAGCTCGTCGGTGGTGTGCTGGTTCAGGAACTCCAGCGCGGCCACATGTTCGGTGCGGAAGGACTCGGCCAGCCAGATCACCTTGCGCGCCCCGACGCCTGCGGCATAGGTCAGGATCTGGCCCAGGTGGGTGTGGTTGGTTTTTTCGAGCTGGTTTTCGATGATCACCTTGCCGCCATCGTCGGTGCAGAGGATGTCCACCTTGAAGTCGCCCACGGGGTGCTCGGTGCCGGCCAGCTCCAGTTCGCCAAGCCCCAAGGTTTCGGCCAGCAGCAGGAGGTTGTCGGGCTGCGCCAGCCAGGGCGTGAACTCGCCGGCCTCATGGGCCCAGGCCTGGCGCAGGGGGATGCGTTCGAGTTTGCCGAGCGGAATTTTCATGCTGGGTCATGCCAACTCGACGACATGCATTTCGGCGAGTTGAACCAATCATTGGTTTTAAAATATTTATGTTTTAAAGCGCGCTCATCAAAGCATCGCAAGCAGCGGCATCCGTGTCCGTAGCCGCATAACGCACACTGAACTCGCTGGCTTCCAAACCCAGTTCTTCGGTGTAATCCTCGATTGCGCTACGCTCCTTGTCAGTCAGCGTCGGACTGTCTAGGGATGGGAAACCCAGCACCAGCAGCGCGGTGCGCCCACTGGCTCGCTGAGCAATGGATAGCTCAGCGATCAGTCCGCGCGCCATGCGAGCAGAGTTACGGACATTAGTAGGTTGCAACAAACCGAAATGAGCCGCCAAGCTGTCGGACAAAAAACCAAACCGTGTGGCTCGGCGCTTGCCAAGCAGATAGGCTTCTTTGTGAAAGTAGACCGCCAGATTGCTGTTACGCAGCAAGACCAGATCACGCACTCTGGTCGCAAATTGCCTGGCTGGTACCGCCTGCTCGCCACGCGCATCTGTCAACTCGGGCAGCTCGGCATCGGGCTCGGCCAACGTGCTCAGGCTGGAGCTCATCAGCTTGGCCACTTGAAGCAACTCAGCGTAGCTGTTCACATGGCTAGTTTCCAGTCCACCAAGATATAGGCCGCTGATGGGGAGACGGATATCATGAATGCCACCGACAGCGTCGGTTTGAGCCTGCATCAACTTGAACGCACGTTCCAGCAAGGTCTGAGCCTTCGCGCCAGCGCCTCCAAACAAAGTGATCAGCAGATCGGGACGCACAGTCAGCTCGGCCTTGGCGCGCCCGTCCCAGCAGGTCAGGAAGCCAACACAAATTCGCTCCCCGGTGAGCATCACGGGCTCCCAATAGATGGCACACCACTGGCCGGCGGTGATCGGCAGGGCGGGCACTTGATGGGTATCGGGCAAGGTGTTCATAGCAACCCCTTGATGGAAGCGGCCAGCGTTGGCAGCCGCGATGCAATCGCCTGCGCAAACGGATGGGCAAAGGCGGACACCAATGTCTGCGCGTTTATCTCTGCCACCGCAGCCGACTCTGCGCCCACAGGGAACGTCAGGGCCTGACTGACGGCGCTCGCCTCGATGTTGGCACAGGTGAGTACATCCGCGTAGAGAGAAATGAGCTGGTATGACTTGTGCCCTTGATAGGGGTGCAAACCCATGGTTCGACCGTGGTCGATAGCCCAGTAATCCTGCCCATCGGTCAGCAGGTTACCAGGATGGCGATCAGCATTGCGGATCAGCACGTCAAGCGCGATCAATCGCCCCAGGCCAATCCATTGCGACAATTCCTGCACCAAAGCCTGCAACTCGGGTGCAGCAGGCTGAACCGGATCAAGACAATACTGCTGCATCAGGTTGGGGCTGTGCAAATCGATGCTGGCAAACAAGGGCCGCCCCTGCTCATACACGATGCCACAAGGCGGCGTGGACACACTCAACGCATCGGCCAACAGGGCGCAAAAACACTCAGCGGCCATCTCCTCAAGAGGGCAATCTTTGACGACCACGCCACGCGGCACGCCAGCAAACATGGCCACTCCGCGACGGGCACCCATCACTCCCATCCTGATAGCCCGCGCACCAGGTTGCAACACACCCACCTGTATCCGACTCATGACCCCTCCCGATTGTTTGTTGTGTGCAGATGCTATCAGTGGGCAGTGAGCTCCGTCGCAAATTCATGGGCTTCGGGGAGGCGGAGTTGGCCGGAGATGAGGCGGGGGAGCAGGGTGTCTCGAATGTCACCCAAGTAGCGGGACTGCTCTTGATTGCCCCCTATCTGCGCAAGCAGATGGTTAGCCACGCCACCGAAAGCTTCACGCACCTTTCTAGGCGCAATCACGACCGGGGTCCCCGCAACCACTTCCGGCCTCACCGCCGGATATGCACCTCCATCGGCAAGATGGGCCAGACGCTCGATGGACTCCTCTCGGGTCGCAGCGATGTAGACCAATGCCTGATCAAAGAGATGGTGCGCTCGCAAAACGGCAAAGCCCGTGCTGCCTGTAAGCCCAGCCCGGTCCACTGAAATGCGGGCAAAAGACCCATTCCCAGGCCGAACGGTTCCAACGATGACATCGCCTTCACGCAGCACTCGGCGCGCACGACTGGGCGCATCGTCGAAACGGAACTCTGTAATACCCTCGATCTGATTCGCTTTGGTGTTCGCAAGATCCACGTACAAGATGCGGTCGGGATGATGCTTCGTACTCCAGCTTTCAGGGTTCAGTGCGGCAATGGAATCCAGTACGCCAACTTGCCACCCCTTCGGCACGATCCCCAACTCCGTCTCTTCCAACGCATCAGGGAACAGCGCGGCCGTGGCCTCGTCCATGCCTTCGGGGGCGCGGCCTGCCATCTTGGCGCGCACGGGGTCGAAATCGACGAACCACGACTTGAATAGGGCCTGGGCGATGGCTTCGAGAGTGGCGTTGGTTTCGCGCAGGAGAGTGATGCGGTCGTCGAGCGGACGCAATGCTGCAGACACCGTGCGCTGCACCTCAAGGCAGGGCGCTTCGAGGAAAATTTGACCAAACGCTGACTTGTTCAGAATTGGCTGCGCGGAGCCACCGGCAAGGCTGCGAATCTCATCCTTCCGCAGGCTCAGGTTGTAATAGACAAACTCAGGGCAGAAGCGCGATTCGTCAACCAAAATCGCATTGATCTGCTGATTGGTAACGCATTGAGAGGCAGCAATTGCGGCCTTACCCATGTCTGAGCCTATGCATGTCACCAACACGCTGCGAGGCGGTATCAGGCTACCTTTGACTGACTGCGCTCCAGCCTCGGAAATACTGCGAACGGTCTTAGTGATCCACTTGCTCCCTGTGAAGTCGGGAGGAGACACAAACGGCACGTCGTCACCATCGAAAGCGGGAACACCACTCTTTGGTGTCTTTCCCGTAACTAGCCGCCCGACTTCTTGAAGGCGATAAGTTCTCCACTCAGAACTCATACCCCAGCCCCCCTAGCTTCTGCCGAATCAGCGCATCCAGCTCCGCGCCCTTGGCCATCTGCTCGCCCAGCTTCTCGGTGAGCTTCTGCATCTTCTCGGCAAAGGCCTCATCGTCGTTTTCCACGGCTTCGGCGCCCACGTAGCGGCCCGGGGTCAGCACATGGCCGTGCTGCGCAATCTCAGGCAACGGCACGCTGCGGCAGAAGCCCGGTACGTCTGCATAGGTGGTGATGGTGGCGCCCGCCTCCACCTCGCCACGCCAGGCAGCCACGGTCTCAGCAATGCGGGCTATTGCCGCATCGTCCAGCTCGGCCTGCACGCGTGAAATCATCTTGCCGAGCTTGCGGGCGTCGATGAACAGCACCTCGCCCTTGCGCTTCTTTCTTTGGCTAAGGAACCACAGGCAGGCCGGGATCTGGGTGTTGAAGAACAACTGCCCCGGCAGGGCGACCATCACCTCCACCACGTCGGCATCGACCATGGCGGCGCGGATCACGCCTTCGTTGTTCTGGCTGCTGGACATCGAGCCATTGGCCAGCACAATGCCGGCACGGCCCGTGGGCTTGAGGTGGTGCAGCATGTGCTGCAGCCACGCGTAGTTGGCGTTGCCTTGCGGCGGGTCGCCGTAGTGCCAGCGGGCATCGCCTGCCAGGCTGCCATGCCACCAGTCGCTGATGTTGAACGGCGGGTTGGCCAGGATGTAGTCGGCCCGCAGGTCGGGGTGCTGGTTGTGGGTGAAGGTGTCGGCGGGCTCTCTTCCCAGGTTGAAGTCGATGCCGCGGATGGCCAGGTTCATGGCGGCCAGGCGCCAGGTGGTGGGGTTGGCCTCCTGCCCGTAGATGGACACGTCGCCCAGCTTGCCGCCGTGGGCTTCGATGAATTTCTCGGACTGCACGAACATGCCGCCCGAGCCGCAGCAGGGGTCGTACACCTTGCCGTGGTGCGGGGCCAGCACGGCCACCAGGGTCTTGACGATGCTGGCGGGCGTGTAGAACTGCCCGCCCCGCTTGCCTTCGGCGCTGGCGAACATGCCCAGAAAGTATTCGTACACCTGGCCCAGCACGTCGCGGGCCACGGCGGGGTCGGTGCCGAAGCCGATGGTCGAGACCAGGTCCACCAGTTCGCCCAGCTTGCCGCCGGGCAATTGCGCGCGGGCATAGCGTTTGTCGAGGATGCCCTTGAGCTTGGGGTTCTCGGCTTCGATCAGACCCAGGGCGTCATCGATGTGTTTGCCGATGGTGGTCTGCTTGGCTGCGGCGCGGATGGCCTCCCAGCGGGCGGCTTCGGGCACCCAGAACACGTTGGCCGAGGTGTAGTAGTCGCGGTCTTCGAGCTCGGCGGCGATGTCTTCGTCGCTGGCATCGCCGTAGAAGTATTCGTCGTCGGGGTCGCGCAGGCGCGCGGCCAGTTCGGCGGTGCGGGCGGTGAAGGTGTCCGAGATGTACTTGAGGAAGATAAGGCCGAGCACCAGGTGCTTGTATTCGGCAGCGTCCATGTTGGCGCGCAGCTTGTCGGCGGTGGCCCAGAGGGTCTTCTTGATGTCGTCGAGCATGTGTCCCGAGGGCTGGATTCGTTATTGGTTGACGGTAAGGGGGCAAGGAGGGTTGCCCAACTTGCCGATCTTAGTTGGCAGCCCGGGGCGGAATGTCAGACCGCCCGCAGGGCCTCCGCATGCGCCAGCAACCGCTCGCGCATCGCCTGCGCGGCCGGGCTGAGCGACTGGCCCGCCAGGCGCAGGATGCCCAGCCGCCGCTCGCGCCGGGGCGCCACCAGGGGCACGAAGGCCAGCCGGTCGGCCAGCATGGCCGGCACGCCCAGGCGGGCCAGCACGGTCACGCCCACGTTGGCGTCGAGCAGCGCCAGCATGGTCAGCATGGTGCTGACCTGCATCACCGGCGCCTGCAGCCAGCGGGCCTCCTCCGGCCAGGCGGCCAGCTGGTGGTGGGCGGTGGTGCCCAGCAGGGGCAGGCCCTGCAGTTCGTCCCAGCGCAGCTGGCGGCGCCGCGCCAGCGGGTGGCGGCGGCTGCACACCAGGCCGAAGGCATCGTCCACCAGCGGCTCGAACGCGATCTCCGGTGCTTCCGACACCAGGCTGCCCACGCCGAAATCCACCTCGCCATCCCGCACCATGCGCTCCACGTTGCGCGAGTTGTCGTCCAGCAGGCGCACGGCCACGCCCGGATGGTCCCGCAGGTAGCCGCTCACCAGGCCCGGCAGCCAGTTGCCGGCCACGGCGGCGATGGCCGCCACGGTGAGCGTGCCCCGGTCCTTGCGCACGAAGGCCGACACCGCCGCGGCCGTGCGGTCGTGGTGGAGCACCAGTTCGCGCAGGAAGGGCAGGCACTGGCGGCCCAGGGGCGTCAGTACCGAGCGCCGGCCCGGCTCCAGCAGCGCGCCGCCCAGGCGCTCCTCCAGCGCCTGGATGGACTTGGTGATGGCCGGCTGCGTGCGGAAGGCCTTGTCCGCCGCCGCCTGGAAGCCGCCATGCTCGGCCACGAGCAGGAAATGGCGCACCTGGGTGACCGGCAGGTCGGGCAGCAGCGGGTACGGAGAAGCCATGGCAGTCGATTCCTCTTGCTCATCAACGGATGAAAATTATTCTTTATCCACATCGGCGGCGGCTGCCTACGATGGCCGCCATGCCCCCGCTTCCCGTGTCCCGCCCCCACCCCATCGATGCCCCCGGAGCGCCGCCCCTTCCGCCCGCGGCCATGGATGCGGTGGACTGGTGCGCGCTGCGCGGGCCGCTGCTCGTGGCCCTGCCCGGCGCCGGCTGCTCGCCCGCCGTGTTCGGGCGCCTGCACGCTCCGGGCTGGACCGTGCAGCCCGTGGACTGGGCCGAACCGCCCCGCAGTCCGCATTCCTGCGAACCGCGCGCAGTGGCGCGGCGCCTGGCCGACGCCCTGCGCCCGCGCGTGCAGGACGGGGATGCCGGGCCGGTGGTCCTGCTGGGCTATTCCGTGGGCGGGGTGCTGGCCCTGCTGACCGCGCTGCAGCCCGGGCTGCCGGTGGCGGGCGTGGTGGCGGGCAATACCGGCGCGCACAGCAGCCGCCATGGCGACCCAGGCTTCGCCCGCCGGGTGCGCGAAGGCTGGACCGCGGAGGCCCGGCGGGATTTCCTGCGCACCTGCTTCGCCCGCACGCCGCCGGCCATGCTTTTCGCGCAGTTGTGCGCCTATCTGGACAGCCTGGCGCCCGAGGCGCTGCTGCAGAGCGTCGAGGGCCTGCGCGCCGTGGACCTGCGTCCCCTGCTGCCCTCGCTGCACTGCCCGGCACTCGTGTTGCACGGGGAACGGGACGTGCGCCGCAGCGTGGCCGATGCCGAGGAACTGGCGGCTTGCCTGCCCTCGGCGCAGTTGCGGTTGCTGCCTGGCGGCCACACACCCATGGTGGACTGCCTGCCGCAGTACCTGCAGGCACTCCACCCGTTCCTGGCCGCGCTCGCCCACCAGCCGGCACAGGCGTGACACACGCGCCGCCATCCGCTCGCCCCCCCCATTCCAAGACCAGCCCCCAGGAGACATTCCCATGCGCCGTACCGCCCCTCACACCCCGCCGCTGCCCCGGCGCCGCGCCCTGCTGCGCGGCCTGGCCTGCCTGCCGCTCGCCCCGCTGGCCCTGCCCGCCGCCCGCGCGGCGGACGCCCCGTGGCCGGGCGGCCGCCCCATCAGCCTGATCGTGCCCTCCGCGGCGGGCGGTGCGGCAGACTTCGTGGCGCGCACCTTCGCCAGCCACGTGCCCCGCACCCTGCCGCAGGCCAACGTGGTGGTGGACAACCGCCCGGGTGCCGCAGGCATCCTGGGCGCGCTGGCCGCCAAGGCCGCGCCGCCGGACGGCTACACCTTCCTGCTCACCAGCAATTCCACGCACGCTGCCAACGTCAGCCTGTACCGCAACCTGCGCTACGACCCGCTGAAGGACTTCGTGCAGGTGGGCATGTTCGGCCGCTTCAGCTCCGTGCTGCTGGTGCGCTCCGACGCGCCCTACCGCAGCCTCGAGGAGTTGGTGGCGGCGGCGCGCGCCCGCCCCGGCACGCTGAACTACGGCTACTACAGCTCTTCCTCCCAGGTACCGGCCGAACTGCTGCGCGTGCTCGCCCATCTGCGCTACCAGGGGGTTTCGTACAAGTCGGTAACGCAGATCCTGACGGACCTCATCGGCGGGCAGCTGGATTTCGTGTTCATCGACACGCTCTCGGCCGCACCCGCGCTGCAGAACGACCGGCTGCGCCCGATCGCCGTCACCAGCCCCCGGCCGCTGCCGTCGCTGCCCCAGGTGCCGCCCGCCAGCGCCGCCGTGCCCGGCCTGGAGTTGCAGGGCTGGTTCGGCCTGGCCGCGCCGGCCGGCACGCCGGCCGCGGCCGTCGAGGGCATGGGCCGCGCGCTGCAGCAGGCCATGGCCGACCCCTCGGTGCAGCAGGCCTACGCCGCGCGTGGCTTCGAGAACGCATGGCGCTCCGGGCCGGACCTGCAGCGATTCATCCAGGAAGACATCCGCCGCTGGGCGCAGTGGGTGGAGATGGCGGGGATCGAACGCATGTAGGCGGGTCTTCCAATTGGTTGTACGATACAACCAATCGGAGCCCATCCATGTCCACCCCTCCCGCACTGGTCGAAGAACTCCGCGCCGCATCCCGCGCCCTGGTGCGTGCCCTCGGTTTCATGGGGGGCGATTTCGCGGGCACCGATCTCTCGCCTTCCGCGGTGCACGCCCTGATCGAGATCGGGCAGGACGGCGGACGGCTGACGGCGCGCGACCTGGGCGAGCGCCTGCGGCTGGAGAAATCCAGCGTGAGCCGCATGCTGCGCAAGCTGGTGGCCTCGGGCGACGTGCGGGAAACGGCCGGTGCGCAGGACGGGCGCGTGAAGCAACTGGCGCTGACCGCGCGCGGCCGGCGACGGGTGGCGGACATCCACGCGTTCGCGCGGGCACAGGTAGTCGGCGCCCTGGGGCACCTGGGGCCGGGGGAGGACCGCGCCGTGCTCGAAGGCGTGCGCCTGTATGCCGCCGCGCTGGCCCGGGTGGGCCAGGACGGGCGCGAAGAGGCCCCTCGGCCTCCACAGCCACCGCATCCACGGCCCGCGGTGGCCTTGTGCTCGGGCTACCGCCCCGGGTTGATCGCCCGTGTCACCGAAATGCATGCGCTCTTCTATGCGCGCGAGGCGGGTTTCGGCCAGCGGTTCGAATCCGTGGTGGCGGGCGGCCTGGCGGAGTTCTGCGGCCGGCTGGACACCCAGGATCCATCCCCCAACGCCGTGTGGACGGCGGAGGTGGACGGACGGATCGCCGGCTCGGTGGCCATCGACGGCGAAGACCTCGGCCCGGGCACTGCCCACTTGCGCTGGTTCATCGTGGATGACGGGGTGCGCGGCGGTGGCGTCGGCCGCCAGTTGCTGGCGGCCGCCCTCGCGTTCGTGGACGCCCGGCCGGCCTTCGCCGAAACGCACCTGTGGACCTTCAGCGGCCTGCACGCTGCACGCCGCCTGTACGAGGCGCAGGGTTTCACCTGCGTGGAGGAGCGTCCGGGAAGCCAGTGGGGGCGGGAAGTGCTGGAGCAGCGCTTCGTGCGGCGGCGCGCCTAGGCACCGGCCCCCCGGGCAGCCAGCACGGCATCCTGCAGCGCCAGGGGCCGGGCCAGGTAATAGCCCTGGGCGAAGTCCACGCCCAATCGGCCCAGGGTCTCCAGTTCGGCGGCCTCTTCCACCCCTTCGGCAACGATCTGGCTGCCGATCTCGTGCGCGAAGCTGATCAGCCCCTTGGCCAGCGCCCGCCGGTGGATGTCGCGGTCGATGGAGTGCGTGATGCTCATGTCGAGCTTGATGATCTCGGGCTGCAGCTGGAGGATGTGGCGCATGCTGCAATAGCCTGCCCCCGCATCGTCCACGGCCAGGCGGGCACCCTGTGCGCGCAGCGGCTGCAGGGCCTCGGCCAGGGCAGCGTAGTCGTTCACGGAGGCATGCTCTGTCACCTCCAGCACCACGCGGGACAGGTCGGTACCGTCATCCAGCAGCGACTGCAACCTGCCCGAAAGGATGAAGTCCGGCGAGCAGTTCACGTTGAACGGGACATCGGCGGGAAAGCACGCCAGCGACGCCAGGGCACGGCGGATGGCATGCAACTCCAGGTCCATGCCCAGCCCCACGCTGTGGGCCGCGCTGAACCACTGGTCCGGCGGTCGCAGGGGCTCCACGTCGAACCGGGACAGGCATTCGAAACTGTGGAGGCTGCGCCGCGCCAGGTCATAGACGGGCTGGAACACGATGCG comes from the Paracidovorax avenae ATCC 19860 genome and includes:
- a CDS encoding MarR family winged helix-turn-helix transcriptional regulator, yielding MSTPPALVEELRAASRALVRALGFMGGDFAGTDLSPSAVHALIEIGQDGGRLTARDLGERLRLEKSSVSRMLRKLVASGDVRETAGAQDGRVKQLALTARGRRRVADIHAFARAQVVGALGHLGPGEDRAVLEGVRLYAAALARVGQDGREEAPRPPQPPHPRPAVALCSGYRPGLIARVTEMHALFYAREAGFGQRFESVVAGGLAEFCGRLDTQDPSPNAVWTAEVDGRIAGSVAIDGEDLGPGTAHLRWFIVDDGVRGGGVGRQLLAAALAFVDARPAFAETHLWTFSGLHAARRLYEAQGFTCVEERPGSQWGREVLEQRFVRRRA
- a CDS encoding type I restriction-modification system subunit M, which codes for MLDDIKKTLWATADKLRANMDAAEYKHLVLGLIFLKYISDTFTARTAELAARLRDPDDEYFYGDASDEDIAAELEDRDYYTSANVFWVPEAARWEAIRAAAKQTTIGKHIDDALGLIEAENPKLKGILDKRYARAQLPGGKLGELVDLVSTIGFGTDPAVARDVLGQVYEYFLGMFASAEGKRGGQFYTPASIVKTLVAVLAPHHGKVYDPCCGSGGMFVQSEKFIEAHGGKLGDVSIYGQEANPTTWRLAAMNLAIRGIDFNLGREPADTFTHNQHPDLRADYILANPPFNISDWWHGSLAGDARWHYGDPPQGNANYAWLQHMLHHLKPTGRAGIVLANGSMSSSQNNEGVIRAAMVDADVVEVMVALPGQLFFNTQIPACLWFLSQRKKRKGEVLFIDARKLGKMISRVQAELDDAAIARIAETVAAWRGEVEAGATITTYADVPGFCRSVPLPEIAQHGHVLTPGRYVGAEAVENDDEAFAEKMQKLTEKLGEQMAKGAELDALIRQKLGGLGYEF
- a CDS encoding LysR family transcriptional regulator yields the protein MASPYPLLPDLPVTQVRHFLLVAEHGGFQAAADKAFRTQPAITKSIQALEERLGGALLEPGRRSVLTPLGRQCLPFLRELVLHHDRTAAAVSAFVRKDRGTLTVAAIAAVAGNWLPGLVSGYLRDHPGVAVRLLDDNSRNVERMVRDGEVDFGVGSLVSEAPEIAFEPLVDDAFGLVCSRRHPLARRRQLRWDELQGLPLLGTTAHHQLAAWPEEARWLQAPVMQVSTMLTMLALLDANVGVTVLARLGVPAMLADRLAFVPLVAPRRERRLGILRLAGQSLSPAAQAMRERLLAHAEALRAV
- a CDS encoding alpha/beta fold hydrolase, which codes for MPPLPVSRPHPIDAPGAPPLPPAAMDAVDWCALRGPLLVALPGAGCSPAVFGRLHAPGWTVQPVDWAEPPRSPHSCEPRAVARRLADALRPRVQDGDAGPVVLLGYSVGGVLALLTALQPGLPVAGVVAGNTGAHSSRHGDPGFARRVREGWTAEARRDFLRTCFARTPPAMLFAQLCAYLDSLAPEALLQSVEGLRAVDLRPLLPSLHCPALVLHGERDVRRSVADAEELAACLPSAQLRLLPGGHTPMVDCLPQYLQALHPFLAALAHQPAQA
- a CDS encoding Bug family tripartite tricarboxylate transporter substrate binding protein — translated: MRRTAPHTPPLPRRRALLRGLACLPLAPLALPAARAADAPWPGGRPISLIVPSAAGGAADFVARTFASHVPRTLPQANVVVDNRPGAAGILGALAAKAAPPDGYTFLLTSNSTHAANVSLYRNLRYDPLKDFVQVGMFGRFSSVLLVRSDAPYRSLEELVAAARARPGTLNYGYYSSSSQVPAELLRVLAHLRYQGVSYKSVTQILTDLIGGQLDFVFIDTLSAAPALQNDRLRPIAVTSPRPLPSLPQVPPASAAVPGLELQGWFGLAAPAGTPAAAVEGMGRALQQAMADPSVQQAYAARGFENAWRSGPDLQRFIQEDIRRWAQWVEMAGIERM